ACATGGCCAATTCATCCTGTTATTCGATTAGATTTTGGAATCATTCCTCATCAAACGCCTGAAGAACTTCGCATAGGGTTGTGCAATGAATTGTACGAGATTGCAAAAATGCACCGTATTACTTTGGAAAGAACAGCATCTCCTGGTGAACTTCTGAAGTTGTTGGTGCGTGAATTATCAAGTAAGAATCAGGTAGTTATACTCATCGATGAATATGACAAGCCAATTCTTGATCACATTGATAACTTTGAAATTGCCGCTCAGTGTCAAATAGTTCTCAAAAGTTTTTATGAGACCATCAAGGGATTAGATCAATTTTGTAGGTTCACTTTTTTGACCGGAGTCAGCAAATTTACCAAAACGTCGGTATTTTCTGGTTTAAACAACTTGAATGACATTTCAGAAAAAGCTTTGGGAGCGTTGATTGTTGGCTATACCAAGGCAGAAATAGAACATTACTTTGCAGATCATCTTAAAGAGCTTGTGGACCACTTGAAAAAATCACCAGAAGAGGTGCTTGATCTTATCAGGCAATGGTATGATGGCTATCGTTTTTGTACCGATCATGAAGTTGCCCGCTTATATGCACCTCTTTCGGTTATGTATTGTTTGCAAGACAGGTTATTTAAAAATTATTGGTTTGCAACCGGTACGCCAAGTTACTTGGTCAAACTCTTGAAAAATAAAAATTATGATCTTTCGGTGCTAGAAAAATTTGGGCCACTTCGAGCAAGTGAAGCAATTTTTGGTATTTATGATGTGAGTTCAATAGCACTTGAAGCATTGCTTTATCAAGCTGGCTATATGACCGTACAGTCATATGATTCGGAAACGAATATTGTTGAAATCGACTATCCAAATCAGGAAGTGCGTACATCAATGCGGTACCTTTTGCTTAGTATGAAAGTTGATCTGCCAGATGTGAATGTGCGGCCAGCAGTGGATGATATTAGAATTGGTTTTTTATTGTGCGATATGCACAAAGTAGAGTATGGCTTGCAAACGCTTCTTGCCAATATTCCATCGCAACATCACAGGCCGGATGAAAGTTTTTACCATACTCTGTTTCACATGATTACGACGGTGATTGGTTTTGCTACAAGCAGTGAGGATTCGACGCATACAGGAAAGCCCGATTTGATTGTTCAAACAAAAGATCGTATCTATGTTATCGAATTCAAGTTTAACAAGTCAACTGGTCAAGGTATGCAACAAATTCTTGATCGTCGCTACTACGAGCGATATCGAGATCTTGGCAAGCAGATTGTTCTTGTTGAGATTACTTTTATGTATCAAAATAAGCGAATTCAAGTTGCCAGTGCGGCACAAAATCTTGATTAAATCTTTATAATTCTGGAGAGGTATGTGCTGTGGAGTTTAAATATCGTTTTCTGATTTTTACGATTGTTTTGTTGTCAAATACAGCACATGCGATGAATGGAAATTTATTTGATCAAGGGGTGCACCAACATGCACAACGTTGCAAAAAAGGTAAAAGAATTTTTTCTGGAGCAACAAGCGACGTACAATTTGTTGCACAGCTCAAACAGACAATCAATCATGTCGACATAACCAAAGCACTGGATCAAGTCCTCTTTGATCGGCTTTCTGCACAAGCGCCCAGTAATTTTTCGATGCTCATGAATCGGGAGATCGACAGAGTAAGTTGCTATGATGTGATGCAGCACAATTTTGGTGAACCACCAATGACATCGTATGCCCATTATTTTCCAGAATGCTTAATGGTACGTGATGATGAAGGAGCTGCAGTGCAGGTGAGCATGCTTGAGGGACATACAGCTTGGGTTAAATGCATCAAGCAACTGAATGATGGTCGACTGGTTTCTGGTTCTGATGATGGAACGATTAAGGTGTGGGATCTAGATACTAACAGGTGCGTTGCCACGCTTCAGGGGCATAGAGGTCGGGTTGAATGCATCACGCAACTGAATGATGGTCGACTGGCTTCTGGTTCTGAGGATGAAACGATTAAGCTGTGGGATCTGGATACCAACAGATGCATTGCCACACTTAAGGGGCATACATGGTGGGTTGAATGCATCAAGCAACTGAATGATGGTCGACTGGCTTCTGGTTCAAGTGATGAAACGATTAAGCTGTGGGATCTGAATACCAACAGGTGCGTTGACATGCTTGAGGGACATACAGCTTGGGTTAAATGCATCAAGCAACTGAATGATGGTCGACTGGCTTCTGGTTCTGATGATGGAATGATTAAGGTGTGGGATTTAAATACCAACAGATGCGTTGCCACGCTTGAGGGGCATACACGTTTGGTTAATTGCATCAAGCAACTGGATGATGGTCGACTT
The sequence above is a segment of the Candidatus Dependentiae bacterium genome. Coding sequences within it:
- a CDS encoding AAA family ATPase, yielding MKKIPLNMQTFSELITQNCVYVDKTAHIYSLITSGKTCFLSRPRRFGKSLLISTLEAIFQGRKELFVDLAISKTDYTWPIHPVIRLDFGIIPHQTPEELRIGLCNELYEIAKMHRITLERTASPGELLKLLVRELSSKNQVVILIDEYDKPILDHIDNFEIAAQCQIVLKSFYETIKGLDQFCRFTFLTGVSKFTKTSVFSGLNNLNDISEKALGALIVGYTKAEIEHYFADHLKELVDHLKKSPEEVLDLIRQWYDGYRFCTDHEVARLYAPLSVMYCLQDRLFKNYWFATGTPSYLVKLLKNKNYDLSVLEKFGPLRASEAIFGIYDVSSIALEALLYQAGYMTVQSYDSETNIVEIDYPNQEVRTSMRYLLLSMKVDLPDVNVRPAVDDIRIGFLLCDMHKVEYGLQTLLANIPSQHHRPDESFYHTLFHMITTVIGFATSSEDSTHTGKPDLIVQTKDRIYVIEFKFNKSTGQGMQQILDRRYYERYRDLGKQIVLVEITFMYQNKRIQVASAAQNLD
- a CDS encoding WD40 repeat domain-containing protein, whose protein sequence is MEFKYRFLIFTIVLLSNTAHAMNGNLFDQGVHQHAQRCKKGKRIFSGATSDVQFVAQLKQTINHVDITKALDQVLFDRLSAQAPSNFSMLMNREIDRVSCYDVMQHNFGEPPMTSYAHYFPECLMVRDDEGAAVQVSMLEGHTAWVKCIKQLNDGRLVSGSDDGTIKVWDLDTNRCVATLQGHRGRVECITQLNDGRLASGSEDETIKLWDLDTNRCIATLKGHTWWVECIKQLNDGRLASGSSDETIKLWDLNTNRCVDMLEGHTAWVKCIKQLNDGRLASGSDDGMIKVWDLNTNRCVATLEGHTRLVNCIKQLDDGRLASCSRDRTIKVWDLNTNRCVAILEGHRDWVNCVKQLDDGRLASCSSDRTIKVWDLNTNGFVATLEGHTGWARCIEQLNDGGLVFASADGTIKVWDLYPDLSFEQIALVVQLERCYQGSNGVNLGDGWRDVFVILPDYFQKRFQSVVG